Proteins encoded together in one Flavobacteriales bacterium window:
- a CDS encoding efflux RND transporter periplasmic adaptor subunit, whose product MKQTIVLMTLAALIAACGAAPATGDVGRKHQELDSLKANHAATGELIKEAQAWLVANDSSLQRALTSVTVHDLALGAFAHEVQVHGTVKADQNALLHTTLGGTVRAILVRPGMNVRKGQRIVDIDTDALSKQIDQLEANLKLANEVYERQSKLWGQKIGSEIQYLQARSNKEALDASIAGLREQWNSAQIMAPFDGVVDEIFPNVGDMANPMMPVARVVALGRASIECDVAEAYLNSVKSGDPVNVRLSGTADAFTATVEHVGQYVNPNNRTFKVSLKAPDGVRLRPNQLASVSIRDMAQEGAIVLPSRMVMENSKGESYVFVLDEDNGTGVAHKRFVKPLMTYQGNVMVARDSTGGLQGNERLIDEGARLIVDQQRVSVRKGA is encoded by the coding sequence ATGAAACAGACGATCGTGTTGATGACCCTGGCGGCCCTGATCGCCGCCTGCGGCGCCGCCCCGGCCACCGGTGATGTGGGCCGCAAACACCAGGAGCTCGACAGCCTGAAGGCCAACCATGCCGCCACCGGCGAACTGATCAAGGAGGCACAGGCCTGGCTCGTGGCGAATGACAGCAGCCTGCAGCGCGCCCTTACCAGCGTCACCGTGCACGACCTCGCGCTCGGCGCATTCGCGCATGAAGTGCAGGTGCACGGCACCGTGAAGGCCGATCAGAACGCGCTGCTCCACACCACCCTGGGCGGAACGGTGCGCGCCATCTTGGTGAGGCCCGGCATGAACGTGCGCAAGGGCCAGCGCATCGTGGACATCGACACCGACGCGCTGAGCAAGCAGATCGACCAGCTCGAAGCGAACCTGAAGCTCGCCAACGAAGTGTACGAGCGCCAGAGCAAGCTGTGGGGACAGAAGATCGGCAGTGAGATCCAGTACCTGCAGGCCAGGAGCAACAAGGAAGCGCTGGACGCGAGCATCGCCGGGCTGCGCGAGCAGTGGAACAGCGCGCAGATCATGGCGCCCTTCGATGGCGTGGTGGATGAGATCTTCCCCAACGTGGGCGACATGGCCAACCCGATGATGCCCGTGGCGCGCGTGGTGGCCCTGGGCCGTGCGAGCATCGAGTGCGACGTGGCCGAGGCCTACCTGAACAGCGTGAAGAGCGGTGATCCCGTGAACGTTCGCCTGAGCGGCACCGCCGATGCCTTCACCGCCACGGTGGAGCATGTGGGCCAGTACGTGAACCCGAACAACCGCACCTTCAAGGTCTCGCTGAAAGCGCCCGATGGCGTGAGGCTGCGCCCGAACCAGCTGGCCAGCGTGAGCATCCGCGACATGGCGCAGGAAGGCGCCATCGTGCTGCCCAGCCGCATGGTGATGGAGAACAGCAAGGGCGAGAGCTACGTGTTCGTGCTCGACGAGGACAACGGCACCGGCGTGGCGCACAAGCGCTTCGTGAAACCGCTGATGACCTATCAGGGCAACGTGATGGTGGCCCGCGACAGCACCGGCGGCCTGCAGGGCAACGAGCGCCTCATCGACGAGGGCGCGCGCCTGATCGTGGACCAGCAGCGCGTGAGCGTGCGCAAAGGCGCCTGA
- a CDS encoding TolC family protein: MRTLPTLLVLACTLAALHPPAAAQGPMGISLKQALDLAARQSYAVQNSELAAAKARARVKEVLAIGLPQVEVTGGLNNYIDVPTSVVPNFFGGEPEFLEVQFGVPWTVTGAAQLSQLLFDGSYLVGLEATRELKIQSEQELEKARADAMAQAAKAYLGALAAREGARLAAESVPVLEKSLREAEGMVQVGFMENTDTDRLAIALASARDRARSFAQQESVALAYLRLVLGLAADTPLELTDDLRTIVDDTDEKNLVTRAIDLNTHIDHQLANTLVRLQTMDVRNQKAAYMPKLYGFLSHQRQSFGTNGPIETDWFPATLWGVNLTVPIWSSGMRGNKVKQANITLEQTRVNLKATEQRLLAEAEERSEKALAAEESYRSELASLDLARRIFDRTSIKFTNGLASSFELNQDQSQYLQAQQLYVQRLAELLMARVDLRRSLDLY; this comes from the coding sequence ATGAGAACCCTGCCCACCCTTCTGGTCCTCGCCTGCACCCTCGCCGCCTTGCACCCGCCCGCGGCGGCCCAGGGCCCCATGGGCATCAGCCTGAAGCAGGCCCTGGACCTGGCCGCCCGCCAGAGCTACGCCGTGCAGAACAGCGAACTGGCCGCCGCCAAGGCCCGGGCCCGCGTGAAGGAAGTGCTCGCCATCGGCCTGCCCCAGGTGGAGGTCACCGGCGGACTGAACAACTACATCGACGTGCCCACCAGCGTGGTGCCCAACTTCTTCGGCGGCGAACCGGAGTTCCTCGAGGTGCAGTTCGGCGTGCCCTGGACGGTGACGGGCGCCGCCCAGTTGAGCCAGCTACTGTTCGACGGCAGCTACCTCGTGGGCCTGGAGGCCACTCGCGAGCTGAAGATCCAGAGCGAGCAGGAGCTGGAGAAGGCCCGCGCCGACGCCATGGCCCAGGCCGCCAAGGCCTATCTGGGCGCGCTGGCCGCCCGCGAAGGCGCCCGCTTGGCCGCCGAAAGCGTGCCCGTGCTGGAGAAGAGCCTGCGCGAGGCCGAAGGCATGGTGCAGGTGGGTTTCATGGAGAACACCGACACCGACCGCCTCGCCATCGCCCTGGCCAGCGCCCGCGACCGCGCCCGCAGCTTCGCCCAGCAGGAAAGCGTGGCCCTGGCCTACCTGCGCCTCGTGCTCGGCCTGGCCGCCGACACGCCCCTGGAGCTCACCGACGACCTGCGCACCATCGTGGACGACACCGACGAGAAGAACCTGGTGACGCGCGCCATCGACCTCAACACCCACATCGACCACCAGCTGGCCAACACCCTGGTGCGGCTGCAGACCATGGACGTGCGCAACCAGAAGGCGGCCTACATGCCCAAGCTGTACGGCTTCCTGAGCCACCAGCGGCAGAGCTTCGGCACCAACGGGCCCATCGAGACCGACTGGTTCCCGGCCACGCTCTGGGGCGTGAACCTCACGGTGCCCATCTGGAGCAGCGGCATGCGCGGCAACAAGGTGAAGCAGGCCAACATCACCCTGGAGCAGACGCGCGTGAACCTGAAGGCCACCGAACAGCGTCTGCTGGCCGAGGCCGAGGAGCGCTCCGAGAAGGCCCTCGCCGCCGAGGAGAGCTACCGCAGCGAGCTCGCCAGCCTGGACCTGGCCAGGCGCATCTTCGACCGCACCAGCATCAAGTTCACCAACGGCCTGGCCAGCAGCTTCGAGCTCAACCAGGACCAAAGCCAATACCTGCAGGCCCAGCAGCTCTACGTGCAACGCCTGGCCGAACTGCTGATGGCCCGTGTGGACCTGCGCCGCAGCCTCGACCTCTACTGA
- a CDS encoding TetR/AcrR family transcriptional regulator, whose product MDAKKRELLEQALKLFMRLGIKSMTMDEVATQLRVSKKTLYEHFTDKNDLVEQAVAMTCDFHRDSINAICRRGLNAIDENEEITRFIVGQIGHMHPSVQFDLQKYHPRAWDIMEHREQEDITTCVSTNLRKGVIEGFYREDLDVEVITRLYIARIDSTWDGRVFPPERFSLPDVLWKHLEYHIRGIASKKGIAYLEKKAKKERA is encoded by the coding sequence ATGGACGCCAAGAAGCGCGAACTCCTCGAACAGGCCCTCAAGCTGTTCATGCGCCTGGGCATCAAGAGCATGACCATGGACGAGGTAGCCACCCAGTTGCGCGTCAGCAAGAAGACGCTGTACGAGCACTTCACCGACAAGAACGACCTGGTGGAGCAGGCGGTGGCCATGACCTGCGACTTCCACCGCGACAGCATCAACGCCATCTGCCGGCGCGGGCTGAACGCGATCGACGAGAACGAGGAGATCACCCGCTTCATCGTGGGCCAGATCGGCCACATGCACCCCAGTGTGCAGTTCGACCTGCAGAAGTACCATCCGCGGGCCTGGGACATCATGGAGCATCGCGAGCAGGAGGACATCACCACCTGTGTGTCCACCAACCTGCGAAAGGGGGTGATCGAGGGCTTCTACCGGGAGGACCTGGACGTGGAGGTGATCACCCGCCTGTATATCGCCCGCATCGATTCCACCTGGGACGGCCGGGTGTTCCCCCCGGAGCGCTTCAGCCTGCCCGATGTGCTGTGGAAGCACCTGGAGTACCACATCCGCGGCATCGCCAGCAAGAAAGGCATCGCCTACCTGGAGAAGAAAGCCAAGAAAGAACGCGCCTGA
- a CDS encoding delta-60 repeat domain-containing protein: MIQKRIALGVVFSLFGLLLNAQNLSIDPAFWHLDYGLGLCVNEDTVAGRILVGGAFDRVSPPTPVPYGVELNATSGFATDGFPIPDSTVLCVVPDGSGGWIIGGAFTNIGGQPRQHLARILADGSLSPWSPVVNGDVLALALKGDTLYLGGQFSTVNAAALATTSRPCAFPPERT, from the coding sequence ATGATACAGAAGCGCATCGCTCTCGGCGTAGTGTTCAGTTTGTTCGGCCTCCTGCTGAACGCGCAGAACCTCAGCATCGACCCCGCGTTCTGGCATTTGGATTATGGGCTGGGGCTTTGCGTGAATGAGGACACGGTGGCGGGCCGTATCCTGGTAGGAGGCGCGTTCGACAGGGTATCGCCACCAACCCCTGTACCCTACGGCGTGGAGCTGAATGCGACAAGCGGCTTTGCGACCGATGGCTTTCCCATTCCGGACAGTACGGTGCTGTGCGTGGTGCCCGATGGTTCGGGTGGCTGGATCATCGGTGGCGCTTTCACCAACATCGGAGGACAACCCCGGCAGCACCTCGCGCGCATACTTGCCGATGGGAGCCTTTCGCCGTGGAGCCCAGTGGTGAACGGAGATGTGCTCGCCTTGGCCCTGAAGGGGGACACCCTCTACCTGGGCGGTCAATTCAGTACCGTGAACGCTGCGGCGCTGGCAACAACCTCGCGGCCGTGCGCCTTTCCACCGGAGCGAACGTGA
- a CDS encoding ATP-binding protein, with translation MTICHRVFVCTLAVWAGLVGTNAQENPARLDSIVPLLDPAKKDTMQLTMLIWACESWTTSPKAYPYLERLDALSTELLAQDHPRVKARARHARGAYHFFTGYHAKFERNVPLALSSFQQAIRDFEEGDHQHAVGECLDALGLVYGLAGAKDKAEQGFRDELRIVRAIGHHFLQNQALVHLAGIHADRGEYDIAWTCLDSCVRGTPGDSCLVLNERARIRSIQERRADAMALLERSLQVAGRSSNAWDSLPAITPLIRLHYKEGQYGKGLSMALMCARLAERMGDATAQCGCINLVGDGYRFSGDPLNAARWYELGLALAERIGNVGVARELGDEGSMLYASSGLKEVYKLQGRTADALRMTERWSVLKDSVQRMNGREEVLSARFLEEALRDSLEQVAKERAQALEVAQQQQRDRSKLYVIIGVCITALVVALAFWSRARYMRRANAAILNAQQKLVESERAREASEVRTRIARDVHDQLGSDLTKLVLLSTEAKEVANSDTTDLQDITGDIERIAGEANRSLGDIVWSIDPHHDSLAGLTERVRSHCERMLKWSKVEHTIDCAHEGPDRSLDPATKRDIYLMLREALNNAVKYAKAKHIHVRFHSSATQVEFEVKDDGVGMEASARNGHGLNNLHHRAERLGGQLTAGSAPRSGTVITFEAALEPVAHV, from the coding sequence ATGACCATCTGCCACCGCGTGTTCGTGTGCACCCTTGCCGTGTGGGCAGGCCTGGTCGGAACAAACGCGCAGGAGAACCCCGCCCGCCTCGACTCCATTGTGCCTTTGCTGGATCCCGCGAAAAAGGACACCATGCAACTCACCATGCTCATCTGGGCATGTGAATCGTGGACAACCTCGCCGAAAGCCTACCCATACCTCGAACGCCTCGACGCGCTGAGCACCGAACTGCTTGCGCAGGATCATCCGCGCGTAAAAGCGCGCGCCCGACACGCACGCGGCGCCTACCACTTCTTCACGGGCTACCACGCCAAGTTCGAGCGCAATGTCCCCTTGGCGCTCTCGTCCTTCCAACAGGCCATTCGCGACTTCGAAGAAGGCGATCACCAGCATGCGGTGGGCGAGTGCTTGGACGCGCTGGGACTGGTCTATGGCCTTGCCGGCGCGAAAGACAAAGCGGAACAAGGGTTCCGCGATGAGTTGCGCATAGTCCGGGCGATCGGGCACCACTTCCTTCAGAACCAAGCGTTGGTGCACCTCGCGGGCATCCACGCTGATCGCGGCGAATACGACATCGCTTGGACCTGTCTCGACTCATGTGTGCGTGGCACGCCCGGCGATTCGTGCCTCGTCCTGAACGAACGTGCGCGCATCCGTAGCATTCAAGAGAGACGTGCCGATGCGATGGCCTTGCTGGAGCGCAGCCTGCAAGTGGCAGGTCGGTCGAGCAACGCATGGGATTCGTTACCGGCGATCACTCCGCTCATCCGGCTACATTACAAGGAGGGCCAGTATGGCAAGGGGCTCTCGATGGCCTTGATGTGCGCGAGGCTTGCCGAGCGCATGGGCGACGCCACGGCCCAATGCGGCTGCATCAACCTGGTCGGGGACGGTTACCGCTTTTCCGGCGATCCATTGAACGCGGCGAGGTGGTACGAGCTGGGGCTTGCATTGGCGGAGCGAATCGGCAACGTTGGGGTGGCGCGCGAGCTGGGCGATGAAGGCTCCATGCTCTACGCTTCGAGCGGACTGAAGGAGGTCTACAAACTGCAAGGCCGCACCGCCGATGCACTGCGCATGACCGAACGGTGGTCGGTCCTCAAGGACAGTGTGCAACGCATGAACGGGCGCGAAGAAGTGCTCAGCGCCCGATTCCTCGAAGAAGCGCTGCGCGATAGCCTGGAGCAAGTTGCCAAGGAGCGCGCCCAAGCACTTGAAGTGGCGCAGCAGCAGCAACGCGACCGATCGAAGCTCTACGTGATCATCGGCGTATGCATCACTGCCCTGGTGGTGGCCTTGGCCTTTTGGAGCCGCGCACGTTATATGCGTCGTGCCAATGCGGCCATCCTCAACGCACAGCAGAAACTCGTAGAGAGCGAACGGGCGCGTGAGGCCAGTGAGGTGCGCACCCGGATCGCCCGCGACGTGCATGATCAACTGGGCAGCGACCTTACCAAGCTTGTGCTACTTAGCACCGAGGCCAAGGAAGTTGCGAATTCCGATACGACCGACCTGCAAGACATCACCGGCGATATCGAGCGCATCGCCGGAGAGGCCAACCGCTCCCTCGGCGACATCGTCTGGTCCATCGACCCGCACCACGATTCGCTCGCGGGTCTTACGGAACGTGTTCGTTCGCATTGCGAACGCATGCTCAAGTGGAGCAAGGTGGAGCACACCATCGATTGCGCGCATGAAGGCCCCGACCGGTCGCTCGACCCCGCCACCAAGCGCGACATCTACCTCATGCTGCGCGAGGCCCTGAACAATGCGGTCAAGTACGCCAAGGCGAAGCACATCCATGTGCGCTTCCATTCATCGGCAACGCAGGTCGAGTTCGAAGTGAAGGACGATGGCGTGGGCATGGAGGCAAGTGCACGAAATGGCCATGGTCTGAACAACCTGCACCATCGGGCCGAACGGCTGGGAGGACAACTGACCGCAGGCAGTGCTCCTCGTTCAGGAACAGTGATCACCTTCGAAGCGGCTTTGGAACCTGTTGCGCATGTGTAG
- a CDS encoding sensor histidine kinase, producing MATGHTGLDSLRALAFDRTTPDSLRFTAFYDLVWDGYLFSDPDSAYILATSLRREARAKNNKVFEARASELFAAVWYVRGDMRTALLHYDTALALHKRNMDHDGQADVLTNMASMLSYLGDLDSALALYNEGLALHERLRDSAGIATDLNALGRVQMLRGDHARAVELYMRSLSIQEQLGNKRGICTSLANLGGLYLNQSDWKEALDHYRRAATIAEELDDKHQLGKQLEEIGSCLEELGDTAQAMRVLRRSEAVRMRIDDRHGLVNVRNRIAGLLVEQGRYSDALEFYNSAEAMARTEDLPWGLGNALVGISHVLLLTAHPEKALRAALAADSAALIAEELNLRRDAAEVKYAALKDLGRWQEALSVHERIVQLSDSIMREENQREVLRNGYRYAYEKQAERDSLDHALAMFRAESSHRQQRSTLGWLLALLSLVAISIALRVRYVSRAKRALEDAQVRLVESERAREASEVRTRIARDVHDQLGSDLTKLVLLSTEAKEVAQTNTTGMQDIANDIERIAGEANRSLGDIVWSIDPHHDSLAGLTERVRAHCERMLKWSKVEHTIDCVHEGPDRSLDPATKRDIYLMLREALNNAIKYAQAKHISVRFRTSSVRVEFEVKDDGVGMDPANSNGHGLENLRQRAERIGGTISVNSLPGMGACVEFNWAMATQ from the coding sequence TTGGCCACAGGACACACGGGGCTGGATTCGTTGAGAGCCCTTGCGTTCGACCGCACCACGCCGGACAGCCTCCGCTTCACCGCCTTTTACGACCTCGTGTGGGACGGCTACCTGTTCTCCGACCCTGACAGCGCTTACATACTTGCGACATCGTTACGCCGCGAGGCGCGCGCGAAGAACAACAAGGTCTTCGAGGCACGGGCAAGCGAGCTGTTCGCTGCGGTGTGGTACGTGCGAGGCGACATGCGCACAGCCCTGCTGCACTACGACACGGCCCTTGCCCTGCACAAGCGCAATATGGATCATGACGGTCAGGCTGATGTTCTCACGAACATGGCAAGCATGCTCTCGTACTTGGGCGACCTCGACTCAGCACTCGCGCTCTACAACGAAGGGCTCGCGCTCCATGAACGTTTACGGGACAGCGCGGGCATCGCCACCGACCTCAACGCCCTCGGCCGTGTGCAAATGCTCCGCGGCGATCACGCGCGAGCGGTGGAATTGTACATGCGCAGCTTGAGCATCCAAGAGCAACTGGGCAACAAGCGCGGGATCTGCACCTCGCTTGCGAACCTCGGTGGTCTGTACCTCAATCAAAGCGATTGGAAGGAAGCGCTCGACCACTACAGGCGTGCTGCCACCATCGCCGAAGAACTCGACGATAAACACCAGCTCGGCAAACAGCTGGAGGAGATCGGTTCTTGCTTGGAGGAACTCGGTGACACGGCACAGGCCATGCGCGTGCTGAGGCGCAGCGAAGCTGTGCGGATGCGTATCGACGACCGCCATGGGCTCGTGAACGTCCGCAACCGGATCGCCGGGCTTCTGGTGGAACAGGGGCGCTATTCTGATGCACTCGAATTCTACAACAGTGCCGAGGCCATGGCCCGCACTGAGGACCTACCATGGGGTTTGGGCAACGCACTGGTGGGCATAAGTCACGTTCTGTTATTGACCGCCCATCCGGAGAAAGCACTGCGTGCCGCATTGGCCGCCGACAGCGCCGCGCTGATCGCCGAGGAATTGAACCTGCGGCGCGACGCGGCGGAAGTGAAGTACGCTGCGCTCAAGGACTTGGGGCGATGGCAGGAAGCCTTGTCCGTGCACGAGCGGATCGTGCAGCTCAGCGACAGCATCATGCGCGAGGAGAACCAGCGTGAAGTGCTGCGCAACGGATACCGTTACGCTTACGAGAAACAAGCCGAACGAGACAGCCTGGACCATGCCTTGGCCATGTTCCGTGCCGAGTCCTCACATCGCCAACAGCGCAGCACACTAGGGTGGCTGCTCGCCTTGCTAAGCCTGGTCGCCATCTCGATCGCCTTGCGCGTGCGATACGTGAGCCGGGCCAAGCGTGCGTTGGAGGACGCGCAGGTCAGGCTCGTCGAGAGCGAGCGCGCCCGCGAGGCCAGCGAGGTGCGCACCCGCATCGCCCGCGATGTGCATGATCAGCTCGGCAGCGACCTCACCAAGCTGGTGCTCCTGAGCACCGAGGCGAAAGAAGTGGCGCAGACCAATACGACCGGCATGCAGGACATCGCCAACGACATCGAGCGCATCGCCGGTGAAGCCAACCGCTCCTTGGGCGACATCGTCTGGTCCATCGATCCGCACCACGATTCGCTCGCGGGTCTTACCGAACGTGTTCGTGCGCATTGCGAACGCATGCTCAAGTGGAGCAAGGTGGAGCACACCATCGATTGCGTGCACGAAGGCCCTGACCGGTCGCTCGACCCCGCCACCAAGCGGGACATCTACCTCATGCTGCGCGAGGCGCTGAACAACGCCATCAAATACGCACAAGCCAAGCACATCAGCGTGCGCTTCCGCACTTCGTCCGTACGGGTGGAGTTCGAGGTGAAGGATGATGGTGTGGGTATGGATCCCGCGAACTCGAACGGCCATGGCCTGGAGAACCTGCGGCAGCGCGCGGAACGGATCGGTGGCACAATATCGGTGAACAGTTTGCCCGGCATGGGGGCATGTGTGGAGTTCAATTGGGCAATGGCAACGCAGTAA
- a CDS encoding response regulator transcription factor translates to MAATIRTAIVEDDDELRELIRRRIERSGDMQVVRVFESGDDYLAKLDELDVQVVLMDINMEGRNGIDTVREAKRMKPEVQYLMLTIFENPTYIFEALCAGATGYLLKSTPAEELLDAVRDIRKGGSPMNSAIARLVVNSFQKESTQRINDEKLSEREKQVLDGLAAGLQYKEIGAKLELSTETIRVHVRRIYSKLQVGGKMEAIRKVFPGP, encoded by the coding sequence ATGGCCGCCACCATCCGCACCGCTATCGTCGAGGACGATGATGAGCTCCGGGAGCTGATCCGTCGCCGCATCGAGCGCAGTGGTGATATGCAGGTGGTTCGCGTTTTCGAAAGTGGTGATGATTACCTGGCCAAACTCGATGAGCTGGATGTGCAGGTGGTGCTCATGGACATCAACATGGAGGGCCGCAACGGGATCGACACCGTGCGTGAGGCGAAGCGCATGAAGCCCGAGGTGCAATACCTCATGCTCACTATCTTCGAGAACCCGACGTACATCTTCGAAGCGCTATGCGCCGGTGCCACGGGCTACTTACTGAAGAGCACTCCGGCCGAAGAACTCCTGGATGCCGTGCGTGATATCCGCAAGGGAGGCTCGCCTATGAACAGCGCGATCGCGCGCTTGGTGGTGAACAGCTTCCAGAAGGAGAGCACGCAACGCATCAACGACGAGAAGCTGAGCGAGCGCGAAAAGCAGGTGCTGGATGGCCTTGCCGCCGGACTGCAGTACAAGGAGATCGGCGCCAAACTGGAACTGAGCACCGAGACCATCCGTGTTCACGTGCGGCGCATCTACAGCAAGTTGCAGGTGGGCGGAAAGATGGAGGCGATCCGGAAAGTTTTTCCGGGGCCATGA
- a CDS encoding T9SS type A sorting domain-containing protein, with product MRHTTLSLLSLLALGTFAQSGSLDPTFGNNGKVLVPSLGFGFNDQSRTAVVLPDDRILVAGWSNNGTHFNSVLLRFNADGSPDETFGTNGLVEHDLAAGGEFIRSAVLDAQGRLVVGGKLFYDAAETNGDMFVARFLADGTLDASFNGTGLLVRDIHNTPDAETAYEVMVQPDGKLILCGHTGPDPESTEIVVERYLDNGGMDPTFGGDGSILVFLADATKEQVRGAVLGPGGDIYFCGYATLTGETHQSLLLGHLDANGNAPSNFGNANGHSWISEIGSDLIARAVALTPDGGLVVAGVKQTTGTTQARIIHTFDGNGNAITNIYEDNTVGTDAWNCLLVQNNGAIISGGDVADGATSRDWNVERHNADLSFDPLFATTNYDEDGEEETCYDLEFTNDSSIIGIGNAEVAGLTRIVLLKYLNDNSSSITDGDPGSQATVFPNPVADRTVLTFAHGAPKVATLSLMDAQGHLVRNWSGRVIGKDQVELDLSGLIPGVYGMRTNEPGSWTTLRIVKQ from the coding sequence ATGCGACACACTACCCTTTCGCTTCTTTCCCTTCTCGCCCTCGGCACCTTCGCACAATCCGGCTCCCTGGATCCCACCTTTGGGAACAACGGCAAAGTACTGGTGCCAAGCCTCGGCTTCGGGTTCAATGACCAGTCCAGAACGGCGGTCGTACTTCCGGACGATAGGATCCTTGTAGCTGGTTGGAGCAACAATGGCACACATTTCAACAGTGTTCTCCTGCGGTTCAACGCCGATGGTTCACCTGATGAGACCTTCGGGACCAATGGGCTGGTGGAGCACGACCTGGCCGCTGGCGGCGAGTTCATCCGCTCCGCAGTGCTCGACGCACAAGGCCGCCTGGTGGTCGGGGGCAAATTATTCTACGATGCGGCCGAGACCAACGGCGACATGTTCGTGGCGCGCTTCCTCGCGGATGGGACGTTGGATGCCAGTTTCAATGGAACCGGCCTGCTGGTTCGCGACATTCATAACACGCCGGATGCCGAGACGGCTTACGAGGTTATGGTTCAGCCGGATGGAAAGCTGATCCTTTGTGGGCACACGGGTCCTGATCCTGAGTCCACCGAGATCGTTGTGGAGCGCTACCTGGACAATGGCGGGATGGATCCCACGTTCGGCGGCGATGGCTCCATTCTGGTGTTTCTCGCGGACGCTACGAAGGAGCAAGTGCGAGGTGCCGTACTGGGTCCTGGCGGTGACATTTATTTCTGCGGGTATGCTACGCTCACTGGCGAGACCCATCAGTCGCTTTTGCTGGGCCACCTTGATGCGAACGGGAACGCACCGTCCAATTTCGGGAATGCCAATGGGCACTCATGGATATCGGAGATCGGCTCAGACCTGATCGCGCGCGCAGTGGCGTTGACACCCGACGGGGGCTTGGTGGTGGCTGGCGTAAAGCAGACGACCGGAACAACTCAAGCACGTATCATCCACACGTTCGATGGTAATGGTAATGCGATCACGAACATATACGAGGACAACACGGTTGGCACAGATGCTTGGAACTGCCTGCTTGTGCAGAACAACGGCGCGATCATCAGCGGAGGAGATGTGGCCGATGGAGCGACCTCTCGCGATTGGAATGTGGAACGGCACAACGCGGACTTGAGCTTTGACCCACTGTTCGCCACCACGAACTACGATGAGGACGGTGAGGAGGAAACCTGCTACGATCTGGAGTTCACCAACGACAGTTCCATCATCGGGATCGGAAACGCCGAAGTGGCCGGCCTTACGCGCATCGTACTCCTAAAATACCTCAACGACAATTCATCCAGCATCACCGATGGCGATCCCGGTAGTCAGGCCACGGTGTTCCCGAATCCGGTGGCCGATCGGACGGTGCTCACGTTCGCTCATGGAGCACCAAAGGTCGCAACCCTATCACTGATGGACGCGCAAGGACATCTGGTGCGGAACTGGTCTGGACGCGTGATCGGCAAAGACCAAGTGGAACTGGACCTCTCCGGTCTGATACCGGGTGTGTACGGAATGCGAACGAACGAACCCGGGTCGTGGACCACACTGCGCATTGTGAAACAATGA
- a CDS encoding T9SS type A sorting domain-containing protein — protein sequence MASGASAQHVLISAGGAGTGANIEVAWTLGESLIATGTSASTIATQGFHQPPGEFSTAVVPVSANADWQLFPNPTRRLLHFTTTSSEVHHAVVLDAVGQHVGTWSITGPTNTWSVDHLASGTYRLRVVDRNNNELHTLSFIVTP from the coding sequence ATGGCCAGCGGGGCATCGGCCCAGCATGTGCTGATCTCCGCAGGAGGTGCAGGCACTGGCGCAAACATTGAGGTGGCCTGGACCCTTGGCGAGTCACTCATCGCTACAGGGACCAGTGCAAGCACGATCGCCACACAAGGCTTCCATCAACCTCCTGGCGAATTCAGCACTGCGGTCGTGCCTGTAAGCGCCAATGCCGACTGGCAGCTCTTTCCCAACCCTACGCGCAGGCTGTTGCATTTCACCACCACATCATCTGAAGTGCATCACGCGGTGGTGCTGGACGCGGTTGGCCAACACGTTGGCACCTGGTCCATCACCGGGCCGACCAATACATGGTCCGTTGATCACCTTGCTAGCGGAACCTACCGACTTCGGGTGGTGGACCGGAACAACAATGAACTGCACACGCTTTCCTTCATCGTGACCCCATGA